One stretch of Miscanthus floridulus cultivar M001 chromosome 18, ASM1932011v1, whole genome shotgun sequence DNA includes these proteins:
- the LOC136524749 gene encoding uncharacterized protein, producing MEMDKEKWLAFMRLHPPTFDSSEDDPLVADDCLRTITKKLNAVRATDEEKVTLATHQLVGAAGEWWENYQDAVDDPEAITWEEFIEEFHNYHIPKGVMEMKAEEFCYLKQGAMTVNQYIRKFMKLSRYALEDVNTEKKKQRCFRRGLNSSLRTQLITHIYPDFNTIMNRTILLEEERSKMEGERKRKFNLQRVRQQERTQRIKTNNAPPKVLNLRLKIFSG from the coding sequence ATGGAAATGGACAAGGAAAAATGGCTTGCATTTATGAGGCTTCACCCACCCACTTTTGATAGTTCGGAGGATGATCCATTAGTAGCAGATGACTGTCTACGAACTATCACCAAGAAATTGAACGCCGTACGAGCAACCGACGAAGAAAAAGTTACTTTGGCCACACATCAGCTTGTTGGAGCAGCAGGAGAATGGTGGGAAAATTATCAAGATGCTGTTGATGACCCGGAAGCCATCACTTGGGAGGAATTTATAGAAGAATTTCACAACTATCACATTCCTAAAGGAGTAATGGAAATGAAAGCCGAGGAATTTTGCTACCTAAAGCAAGGAGCAATGACCGTAAATCAGTACATCCGGAAGTTTATGAAGCTGTCTCGCTATGCACTTGAAGATGTTAATACTGAGAAGAAGAAGCAAAGATGTTTTAGAAGGGGGCTTAACTCATCCCTAAGGACACAACTAATCACCCACATCTACCCTGATTTCAATACCATAATGAATCGTACCATCCTGCTTGAAGAAGAACGCTCAAAAATGGAGGGAGAAAGGAAGCGTAAATTTAACTTACAACGAGTTCGTCAGCAAGAAAGGACACAGAGGATTAAAACCAACAATGCTCCacccaaggttttaaatctccgacTAAAGATATTTAGCGGATGA
- the LOC136524748 gene encoding uncharacterized protein, protein MKADLTPLLCPALPRAPPALPSRRSAPGCPRAPLRSAAFLPRSPRPHRAAPSRPAQARAWPPPPPPRPSALSAHHSSSGRPAPPRAHTAPPRAPRAHRRHRHPARPGPRPPEEEGGGAGHRRSPTPPLASTRRRCPAPAAPPAHACRPARPEEEENLRAIRRPPEKEDPAPPANPVHAVCRARPCSEVPRPGPLTPPHPRPPTSLRHPGMPFPRFMVYNAGEGGGLGGGRGGGGVQWWREEHVRGDSATPILFVGVAGLPA, encoded by the exons ATGAAAGCGGATTTGACGCCGCTGCTTTGCCCCGCCCTGCCCCGCGCCCCGCCCGCCCTCCCGTCCCGACGCAGCGCGCCAGGCTGCCCCCGCGCCCCCCTCCGTAGCGCGGCCTTCCTCCCTCGCTCCCCGCGCCCCCACCGCGCCGCCCCGAGCCGCCCCGCGCAGGCCCGCGCctggccgccaccaccacccccgcGCCCCTCCGCGCTCTCGGCCCACCACAGCTCGTCCGGCCGCCCCGCGCCGCCCCGCGCCCACACCGCGCCGCCCCGCGCGCCCCGCGCCcatcgccgccaccgccaccctgcGCGCCCCGGCCCCCGGCCAccagaggaggagggaggaggagcaggccaccGGAGGAGCCCCACCCCACCGCTTGCCTCAACCCGCCGGAGGTGCCccgccccggccgcgccgcccgcccacGCCTGCCGGCCGGCCCgccccgaggaggaggagaacctcCGCGCCATCCGCCGGCCACCGGAGAAGGAGGACCCCGCGCCACCCGCCAACCCCGTCCACGCTGTCTGCCGTGCCCGCCCCTGTTCCGAGGTGCCCCGCCCCGGCCCCTTGACGCCGCCCCATCCGCGGCCTCCGACGTCCCTCCGACATCCAGGTATGCCTTTCCCTCGCTTCATGGTGTACAATGctggtgaaggaggaggtctaggtggaggtcgaggtggtggtggcgtgcaatggtggag agaagagcacgtcagaggggactcggcgaccccgatcctcTTCGTCGGCGTTGCGGGCCTGCCTGCATAG